In one window of Crocosphaera subtropica ATCC 51142 DNA:
- a CDS encoding Uma2 family endonuclease — protein sequence MLSIGTQKSDRITTITNTTWAEYISLNLPSKRVSFRNGVITIVSPGRNHELIGDYVRAIIWAYCRQNNIALFPYNQTTLKEEGKEGKEPDVAYCFDIDKDKPDLAVEINLTSGSIDDLTKYQYLKISEVWLWENNKIRFFVYRDSGYLELTTSNYLPNLNSEHVTKIVNSCFGKSVLEVEKYFS from the coding sequence ATGTTAAGTATTGGAACACAAAAAAGCGATCGCATTACCACAATTACGAATACGACTTGGGCTGAATATATTAGTTTAAATTTGCCAAGTAAACGAGTTTCATTTCGCAATGGAGTTATTACTATCGTGTCCCCAGGACGTAACCATGAATTGATCGGTGATTATGTTAGAGCCATTATTTGGGCTTACTGCCGTCAAAACAATATTGCACTATTTCCTTACAACCAAACGACTCTTAAAGAAGAAGGAAAAGAAGGAAAAGAACCTGATGTTGCTTACTGTTTTGACATAGACAAAGATAAGCCAGATTTAGCAGTGGAAATAAATCTAACTTCAGGCAGTATCGACGATTTAACTAAATATCAATATTTAAAGATTTCTGAAGTTTGGCTATGGGAAAACAATAAAATTAGATTCTTTGTTTATCGTGATTCAGGATATTTAGAATTAACCACCAGTAATTATCTGCCTAACTTAAACAGCGAACACGTGACAAAAATTGTGAATAGTTGTTTTGGCAAAAGTGTTTTAGAAGTAGAAAAATATTTCTCTTAA
- a CDS encoding PEP-CTERM sorting domain-containing protein (PEP-CTERM proteins occur, often in large numbers, in the proteomes of bacteria that also encode an exosortase, a predicted intramembrane cysteine proteinase. The presence of a PEP-CTERM domain at a protein's C-terminus predicts cleavage within the sorting domain, followed by covalent anchoring to some some component of the (usually Gram-negative) cell surface. Many PEP-CTERM proteins exhibit an unusual sequence composition that includes large numbers of potential glycosylation sites. Expression of one such protein has been shown restore the ability of a bacterium to form floc, a type of biofilm.) has translation MEIRTARMFIVPLFCGMTSAVCFDAEAYAGVLYSTSYEAPDYSVGALSGQEGWLNSFDIDPVVTSGFARTGSQSLEVRQAVGENPFGLTFRVGPYSTSAPMVSVKHSIYLDGTDGWTSPSTFLSPMALIGENGFVSQLAVRDGNRVEFGGEVAAIETDRWIDLKLVLDFQTQTSNAFVDGTFIGSEAFDNPATELVQVEIFHIFDNTTFNSPGPSSSFFIDDLSININSVPEPGTILGLLAICGLGFATKLKKQA, from the coding sequence ATGGAAATTAGAACTGCCCGAATGTTCATAGTTCCGCTGTTTTGCGGAATGACCTCTGCAGTTTGCTTTGATGCTGAGGCATACGCTGGTGTCCTCTATTCGACGAGCTATGAAGCACCAGACTACTCAGTGGGTGCGCTCAGCGGTCAAGAAGGTTGGCTTAACAGTTTTGATATTGATCCTGTAGTCACGTCGGGGTTCGCACGCACGGGTTCCCAATCGCTGGAGGTACGTCAAGCTGTAGGTGAAAACCCCTTTGGCCTGACATTTCGAGTCGGGCCTTATTCGACATCCGCTCCGATGGTGTCAGTGAAGCACTCCATTTATCTCGACGGAACGGACGGATGGACTTCCCCTTCCACATTCCTTTCACCCATGGCCTTGATTGGTGAGAATGGTTTCGTTTCACAACTCGCCGTCCGCGATGGTAATCGCGTAGAATTTGGGGGCGAAGTGGCGGCTATTGAGACCGACAGGTGGATTGACCTTAAGTTGGTTCTGGATTTCCAAACACAAACCTCGAATGCTTTCGTAGACGGCACCTTCATCGGTTCCGAAGCTTTTGATAATCCTGCTACGGAGCTAGTACAAGTTGAGATTTTTCACATTTTCGATAACACAACATTTAACTCGCCAGGTCCATCTAGTTCCTTTTTTATTGACGACCTTTCGATCAACATCAACTCCGTACCAGAACCTGGAACTATTCTTGGTCTTCTCGCCATTTGTGGGTTAGGATTTGCGACTAAACTCAAAAAGCAAGCCTAA
- a CDS encoding NAD(P)/FAD-dependent oxidoreductase yields MNTKNPQYDVVIVGAGAAGIGCGVVLKDLGIENFVILERHQVGASFSRWPEEMRFITPSFPSHGFGLLDLNSVVLKTSPALTFGQEHLSGKEYALYLETITEYFQLPVKTETDVETIEVLRQCKGFVIQTNRGEFRAQFVIWAAGEFQYPRLNPFPGADLCIHNSQVRSWSKLEGDEFVVVGGYESGVDAASNLAALGKKVKLLDRNSSWANLDPDPSISLSPYSLRRLEIAYSLGRVELIGEKQIEEVKAVKNGYVVESKYEKWFSSTPPILCTGFDSSLKQIAPMFDWSNGYAALTQEDESTLTPGLFVVGPSVRHGELIFCFIYKFRQRFAVVVNAIAQRLEIDTTPLQVYRREGLFLDDLSCCDNDCVC; encoded by the coding sequence ATGAATACCAAGAATCCCCAATATGACGTTGTCATTGTCGGAGCTGGGGCTGCTGGAATTGGTTGTGGGGTGGTCTTAAAAGATTTAGGCATTGAAAACTTTGTTATTTTAGAACGGCATCAAGTGGGTGCTTCTTTTAGCCGTTGGCCAGAGGAAATGCGCTTCATTACGCCGTCGTTTCCCAGTCATGGGTTTGGACTCCTGGATCTCAATTCAGTCGTTTTAAAAACTTCTCCTGCCCTCACCTTTGGACAGGAACATCTTTCGGGGAAGGAGTATGCCTTATATTTGGAGACTATCACCGAGTATTTTCAACTTCCCGTAAAAACTGAGACGGATGTAGAAACAATTGAAGTTCTACGTCAATGCAAGGGGTTTGTTATTCAAACCAATAGAGGTGAGTTCCGAGCGCAGTTTGTCATTTGGGCAGCAGGAGAATTTCAATATCCTCGTTTAAACCCGTTTCCTGGTGCGGATTTATGTATTCATAATTCTCAAGTCCGTTCTTGGTCCAAGCTTGAAGGAGATGAATTTGTGGTGGTTGGGGGCTATGAAAGCGGTGTCGATGCAGCGTCAAACTTAGCAGCATTAGGGAAAAAAGTCAAGTTATTAGATCGCAACAGTAGCTGGGCAAACTTAGACCCAGACCCCAGTATTTCTTTATCTCCCTATAGCCTAAGACGTCTCGAAATAGCTTATTCTCTGGGTCGAGTCGAGCTAATTGGGGAAAAACAAATCGAAGAAGTTAAGGCCGTCAAAAATGGATATGTAGTAGAAAGTAAGTATGAAAAGTGGTTTAGTTCAACACCGCCAATTCTCTGTACCGGTTTTGATAGCAGTTTAAAACAGATTGCTCCCATGTTTGATTGGTCAAATGGCTATGCGGCACTGACTCAAGAAGATGAGTCTACCCTAACGCCAGGATTATTTGTCGTCGGGCCTTCGGTCCGTCACGGGGAGTTAATTTTTTGCTTTATTTACAAATTTCGGCAACGATTTGCTGTGGTCGTTAATGCGATCGCTCAACGTCTGGAAATCGATACGACTCCCTTGCAAGTCTATCGTCGAGAAGGGTTGTTTTTAGATGACCTTTCTTGCTGCGATAACGATTGTGTTTGTTAA
- the moaB gene encoding molybdenum cofactor biosynthesis protein B, whose protein sequence is MNQNESLLPLKIAVLTVSDTRTEADDKSGKILVDNLTATGHLLAEKTIVPDNIYQIRAVISRWVADESVQVILTTGGTGVTGRDATPEAIKPLLDKEIEGFGEIFRMISYQEIKTSTIQSRTLAGVANGTYIFCLPGSSGACQTGWSIIKDQLDSRHRPCNLAQLIPRLTEN, encoded by the coding sequence ATGAACCAAAATGAATCTTTACTACCTTTAAAAATTGCAGTATTGACGGTTTCTGACACAAGAACAGAAGCTGATGATAAATCGGGCAAAATATTAGTGGATAATTTAACCGCCACAGGTCATTTGTTAGCAGAAAAAACTATCGTTCCCGATAACATTTACCAAATTCGTGCTGTAATATCTAGATGGGTTGCAGATGAGTCTGTTCAAGTCATTTTAACCACTGGTGGTACGGGAGTGACAGGACGGGATGCAACTCCAGAAGCTATTAAACCCCTCTTAGACAAAGAAATTGAAGGGTTTGGTGAGATATTTCGCATGATTTCCTATCAAGAAATTAAAACCTCTACCATTCAGTCTCGAACTTTGGCTGGCGTGGCCAATGGGACTTATATCTTTTGTTTACCTGGTTCTAGCGGTGCTTGTCAAACAGGATGGAGTATTATCAAAGATCAACTTGATTCTCGCCATCGTCCCTGTAATTTAGCTCAATTGATACCGAGATTGACTGAAAATTAG
- the cysS gene encoding cysteine--tRNA ligase yields MTLKIYNSQTRRLEPFVTLLPGRVTMYCCGVTVYDYCHLGHARSYIIWDMVRRYLQWWGYEVTYVQNFTDIDDKILRRAQQEGVSMADISQRFIEAYFTDIRPLNVMDADQYPRVTDNISGIQQLIQVLLDKNYAYAVDGDVYFHVEAFGEYGKLSGRSQSMMQAGASGRVAVNDLEKTKKKHPSDFALWKSAKPEEPAWHSPWGEGRPGWHIECSAMVRALLGETIDIHGGGGDLVFPHHENEIAQSEAANGKPLAKYWLHNGMVTVNGEKMSKSLGNFTTIRELLNRPLDPMVIRLFVLQAHYRKPLDFTEEAISSATNGWQTLQQGLRFGEKYEDRLGWQKNQELDSAVIEQFKAAMDDDFNSPGGLAVLFELAKNLRREGNLLTHEGKNPTDSDNLQRQWQTLVHLAGILGLEAKSEANLEDNQNFDEAEITKLIQQRNEARKVKDYAQSDRLREQLQEKGITLIDHPNGETSIVHSS; encoded by the coding sequence ATGACTTTAAAAATTTACAATAGCCAAACCCGTCGCCTCGAACCCTTTGTAACGCTTCTCCCAGGTAGAGTAACTATGTATTGCTGTGGCGTGACCGTCTACGATTATTGCCATTTAGGTCATGCCCGTTCCTATATTATCTGGGATATGGTACGTCGCTATCTGCAATGGTGGGGATATGAAGTAACCTACGTGCAGAACTTTACAGATATCGATGATAAGATTCTCCGTCGCGCCCAACAGGAAGGGGTATCGATGGCCGATATTTCCCAACGTTTTATCGAAGCTTATTTTACAGATATTCGTCCCTTAAATGTTATGGATGCCGATCAATATCCCCGCGTTACCGATAATATTTCTGGAATTCAGCAATTAATTCAGGTATTGCTCGATAAAAACTATGCTTATGCCGTGGATGGAGACGTTTACTTTCATGTGGAAGCTTTTGGAGAATATGGCAAACTCTCTGGACGTAGCCAGTCAATGATGCAAGCGGGGGCTAGTGGTAGAGTAGCCGTTAACGACTTAGAAAAAACTAAGAAAAAACATCCTTCAGATTTTGCTCTCTGGAAAAGTGCGAAACCAGAAGAACCGGCTTGGCATTCTCCTTGGGGTGAGGGTCGTCCTGGCTGGCATATTGAGTGTTCTGCTATGGTGAGGGCATTATTAGGAGAAACCATCGATATTCATGGTGGTGGAGGGGATTTGGTATTTCCCCATCATGAAAATGAAATTGCTCAGTCAGAAGCTGCTAATGGTAAACCTCTGGCTAAATACTGGCTGCATAACGGCATGGTAACGGTGAATGGGGAAAAAATGTCTAAGTCTTTGGGCAACTTTACGACCATTCGCGAGTTATTAAATCGTCCCCTCGATCCAATGGTAATTAGATTGTTTGTTTTACAGGCACATTACCGAAAGCCTTTAGATTTTACTGAAGAGGCAATTAGTTCGGCAACTAATGGTTGGCAGACTTTACAGCAAGGTTTACGCTTTGGGGAAAAGTATGAGGATAGATTAGGTTGGCAGAAAAACCAAGAACTTGACTCTGCTGTTATAGAACAATTTAAAGCAGCAATGGACGATGATTTTAACTCTCCTGGGGGATTAGCGGTTTTGTTTGAACTCGCTAAAAATCTCCGTCGTGAAGGAAATCTGTTAACCCATGAAGGTAAAAACCCTACTGATTCAGATAATTTACAACGACAATGGCAAACTTTAGTTCATTTAGCAGGAATTTTAGGATTAGAAGCTAAATCTGAAGCCAATTTAGAAGATAACCAGAACTTCGATGAGGCAGAAATTACTAAATTGATTCAACAACGTAATGAAGCCAGAAAAGTCAAAGATTATGCCCAAAGCGATCGCCTTAGGGAACAATTACAAGAAAAGGGAATTACTCTAATCGATCACCCTAATGGAGAAACGAGCATTGTTCATAGCTCATAG
- a CDS encoding PEP-CTERM sorting domain-containing protein, with translation MFDCRQSIKVSVFGVVTSLVFWAENPAQAVTFQLSWTGQILGYRAEGSFSYDETKDYDNGIVRKNDLESFDIAFFDPEGNLIKEFIDNHLTYPDFNFNFDTTTRTILQDGSFDEPNGIDIGEYVLIDEANGLANGLNFWSAAPIGSDGVAIPHVHLTDRGNDFPDLEIGFGSHLDVAFFTRTTAELLDDPTAGDEFGQRMIASQVPEPTTLVGLGLVSLMGLGKCKGLIRRG, from the coding sequence ATGTTCGATTGTCGGCAAAGTATTAAGGTATCAGTCTTTGGAGTGGTGACAAGTCTAGTTTTCTGGGCTGAAAATCCAGCCCAAGCTGTCACCTTCCAACTGTCATGGACTGGGCAAATCCTTGGTTATCGGGCTGAGGGTTCATTTAGCTATGATGAAACCAAAGATTATGACAATGGCATTGTTAGAAAAAATGACCTTGAATCCTTTGACATTGCCTTTTTTGACCCAGAGGGCAATCTCATCAAAGAATTTATCGATAATCATTTGACCTATCCCGACTTTAATTTCAATTTCGACACAACAACGAGAACAATTTTACAGGATGGTTCTTTTGACGAACCCAATGGGATTGATATTGGGGAGTATGTGTTAATTGACGAAGCTAATGGATTGGCTAATGGGTTGAATTTTTGGTCAGCCGCACCCATCGGGTCAGACGGTGTTGCGATTCCTCACGTTCATTTAACCGACCGGGGCAATGATTTTCCCGATTTAGAAATTGGTTTTGGTAGTCATTTAGATGTGGCATTTTTCACCCGAACCACTGCCGAATTATTAGATGACCCAACAGCAGGGGATGAATTCGGACAACGAATGATTGCCAGTCAAGTCCCTGAACCGACAACCCTTGTAGGACTAGGATTGGTTTCACTGATGGGACTCGGAAAATGTAAAGGTTTGATTAGAAGAGGTTAA
- the hisI gene encoding phosphoribosyl-AMP cyclohydrolase produces MNPLFTARTSVEQVEEGLFLAPKFDGNGLIPVVTTDVNTGEVLMHAYMNEEALVKTIETGEAHYYSRSRQQLWHKGQSSGLVQKVAQLTIDDDQDCLWMQVIVAGSGASCHVGYRSCFYRRIPTGKNAIDSQQPLQLTFTETEKTFDPKAVYGDTPNPTQL; encoded by the coding sequence ATGAATCCCCTATTTACTGCCAGAACTTCAGTCGAACAAGTAGAAGAAGGTTTGTTCCTTGCTCCAAAATTCGACGGCAATGGTTTAATTCCAGTCGTTACCACCGATGTCAACACGGGTGAAGTGCTGATGCACGCTTATATGAACGAAGAGGCGTTAGTTAAAACCATTGAAACCGGAGAAGCTCACTATTACAGTCGCAGTCGTCAGCAACTATGGCATAAAGGTCAATCCAGTGGACTGGTGCAAAAAGTAGCGCAGTTAACCATTGATGATGACCAAGATTGTCTCTGGATGCAGGTTATAGTCGCTGGTTCGGGAGCTAGTTGTCACGTTGGTTATCGTTCTTGTTTTTATCGCCGTATTCCTACGGGAAAAAATGCTATTGATTCCCAGCAACCACTACAGTTGACTTTTACTGAAACCGAGAAAACATTTGATCCCAAAGCCGTTTATGGGGATACCCCTAACCCGACACAATTGTAA
- a CDS encoding nucleoside recognition domain-containing protein, with protein MNIFTPSKIERDCVVVIGKENTGKSQLIASLTGKSAYSDNFRGSTIACETYQSEAYSFIDTPGILYRSDSLTTRQALRQLQENDTVLLVVKATDVDRDLADLLPLVADKRGIVVITFWDKLSSTTHNQQVVREWSQTSNLSIVTVDARYLTAEQQNLIVEALREPHPFLPQWIPQRAGWHIQPQPTLLEHPRLGWLLAITLLLIPAIIAVWGANSFATLVDPVMQAAVASLIEPLSQLPIGLKEILIGQYGLVTMGPLLFIWAMPTVVLYALFLGAYKASGLVERITITLDPLLRPFGLSGRDLVRVIMGFGCNVPAVISTRGCSSCSRGTCISAIAFGSACSYQFGATLGVFSAASLTYLVIPYLLYLTITTLIYARIISSPTAKSTQNSLVIEGRAFLEFPRWSVIWREAKSTIQQFLFNAIPIFLMITIIASVLNWLGVIATLANIINPLMGWFNLPPEASLPIVLASIRKDGLLLFAEPETLAMLTPLQVLTGVYLAGVLLPCLVTLLTIMQEKSSRFALLLLGKQAIAAMFFSLLLAWGGLLIT; from the coding sequence ATGAATATCTTTACACCCTCAAAAATAGAACGAGATTGTGTTGTTGTCATTGGCAAAGAAAATACGGGCAAGTCACAACTAATTGCTTCTCTGACGGGTAAATCTGCATATAGTGACAATTTTCGTGGCTCTACCATAGCTTGCGAAACGTATCAATCTGAAGCCTATAGTTTTATTGATACCCCTGGAATTCTTTATCGTTCCGACAGCCTAACCACTAGGCAAGCTTTGAGACAGTTGCAAGAGAATGACACGGTACTATTAGTAGTCAAAGCTACTGACGTCGATCGAGATTTAGCAGATTTATTACCCTTGGTAGCAGATAAACGGGGTATTGTGGTGATTACTTTTTGGGATAAGCTATCCTCAACGACCCACAATCAACAAGTGGTGCGAGAGTGGAGCCAAACCTCTAACCTGAGCATTGTCACAGTAGATGCTCGCTACCTGACAGCAGAACAGCAAAACTTGATTGTAGAGGCTCTACGAGAACCTCATCCTTTTCTCCCACAATGGATTCCTCAAAGGGCTGGTTGGCACATTCAACCGCAACCGACGCTGTTAGAGCATCCGCGACTGGGCTGGCTACTAGCGATCACCCTATTACTGATTCCTGCCATAATTGCTGTTTGGGGGGCTAACTCCTTTGCCACTTTAGTAGACCCCGTCATGCAAGCTGCGGTCGCTTCTTTGATTGAACCGTTATCCCAACTCCCGATTGGGTTAAAAGAAATACTCATCGGTCAATATGGACTGGTAACGATGGGGCCGTTGTTGTTTATTTGGGCAATGCCGACAGTAGTTCTTTATGCTTTATTCTTGGGTGCATATAAAGCTAGTGGTTTGGTAGAACGGATTACGATTACTCTCGATCCTTTACTGCGTCCGTTCGGGTTATCGGGAAGGGATTTAGTGCGAGTCATTATGGGGTTTGGTTGTAATGTTCCTGCGGTAATTAGCACTCGTGGCTGTTCTAGTTGTTCTAGAGGAACTTGTATTTCGGCGATCGCTTTTGGTTCGGCTTGTTCTTATCAGTTTGGCGCCACTTTAGGGGTGTTTAGTGCGGCTTCGTTAACTTATTTAGTAATTCCTTACTTACTTTACCTAACCATAACTACTTTAATCTATGCTCGTATCATTTCTTCCCCGACAGCCAAATCAACTCAAAATTCCCTGGTAATTGAAGGAAGAGCCTTTTTAGAATTCCCCCGTTGGTCGGTCATTTGGCGCGAAGCTAAGTCAACGATTCAGCAATTTTTGTTCAATGCCATTCCCATCTTTTTAATGATTACGATTATTGCTTCTGTCTTGAATTGGTTAGGCGTGATTGCCACTTTAGCCAATATTATCAATCCTTTAATGGGATGGTTTAATCTACCCCCTGAAGCCTCATTGCCTATTGTTTTAGCTTCTATTCGCAAAGACGGATTGCTGCTGTTTGCCGAACCAGAAACCTTGGCTATGTTGACCCCCTTACAAGTTTTGACTGGGGTTTATCTAGCAGGAGTATTGCTACCTTGTTTAGTTACTCTGTTAACTATTATGCAGGAAAAATCTTCTCGATTTGCCTTATTGCTGTTAGGGAAACAGGCGATCGCTGCGATGTTTTTTTCTTTATTACTCGCCTGGGGTGGACTGTTAATTACCTAA
- a CDS encoding TatD family hydrolase translates to MMFIDPHIHMSSRTTDDYQAMAKAGIVAVIEPAFWLGQPRTSAETYKDYLSSLIGWERFRASQFGIKHYCTMGLNSKEANNEALAEGVMEILPLYACKEGVVAIGEIGYDDMTPAEDKYFRLQLELAKELNLPVMIHTPHRDKKSGTSRSMDVCREHGLEPSMVIVDHNNEETVKEVLDRGFWAAFTLYPHTKMGNKRMVEVVRNYGCDRIIVDSSADWGISDPLAVPKTAQLMQQEGIPEDHIKAVCYQNALTAYGQSGQIKESDWLNSSPIDQRHLHSGNSVLRGQQPVVESTPESEFIIV, encoded by the coding sequence ATGATGTTTATCGACCCACACATCCACATGAGTTCCAGAACCACTGATGACTATCAAGCAATGGCTAAAGCCGGAATCGTGGCAGTTATTGAGCCAGCTTTTTGGTTGGGGCAACCACGTACCAGTGCTGAGACTTATAAAGATTATCTCAGTTCTCTAATTGGTTGGGAGAGATTTCGCGCTAGTCAGTTTGGCATCAAACACTACTGTACTATGGGTTTAAACTCCAAAGAAGCCAATAATGAAGCATTAGCAGAAGGCGTAATGGAAATATTACCCCTTTATGCTTGTAAAGAAGGAGTGGTAGCTATTGGAGAAATTGGTTATGACGATATGACTCCGGCCGAAGATAAATACTTTCGTCTCCAGTTAGAATTAGCCAAGGAATTAAATTTACCGGTGATGATTCATACTCCCCATCGGGATAAAAAATCCGGCACATCTCGCAGTATGGATGTCTGTCGAGAACATGGTTTAGAACCATCGATGGTAATTGTTGACCATAACAACGAGGAAACCGTTAAAGAAGTCTTAGATCGAGGATTTTGGGCAGCTTTTACCCTTTATCCCCACACAAAAATGGGTAATAAAAGAATGGTTGAGGTGGTGCGGAACTATGGTTGTGATCGCATTATTGTCGATAGTAGTGCAGATTGGGGCATAAGTGATCCTTTAGCTGTCCCAAAAACTGCCCAATTAATGCAACAAGAAGGCATTCCCGAAGACCATATTAAAGCTGTTTGCTATCAAAATGCTCTAACGGCTTATGGACAAAGTGGACAAATTAAAGAAAGTGATTGGTTAAATTCCTCTCCCATTGATCAACGTCACCTACATAGTGGTAACTCTGTACTGAGGGGACAACAACCTGTGGTTGAATCAACTCCAGAATCAGAATTCATTATTGTTTAA
- a CDS encoding CobW family GTP-binding protein, translating into MTRLNFNLSDAMPSLPKSGMPVTIITGFLGSGKTTLLNQILQNKDDLKIAVLVNEFGDINIDEKLLISVDSDMIELDNGCICCTINDGLINAVYRILAREEKVDYLVVETTGLADPLRIILTFLGTELKFLTRLDSIITVVDAEAFDAEHFDSDAALSQIRYGDMVILNKIDLAPKDKISELKAFIEETKPGVRILESEYGQVPLPLILDIGLTQSDNYQTEISEFRRNKSAFTNHLETDGFNFFSFDSDRPFELEKFEHFLSEQMPNSVFRAKGILWFQESPSRHIFQLSGPRYDLQADDWTSQPKNELVFIGRNLDESLIKQQLNDCLAGLILPNKFSLLNLPW; encoded by the coding sequence ATGACTCGTCTAAACTTCAACCTGTCCGATGCGATGCCATCCTTACCTAAAAGTGGAATGCCAGTCACCATAATTACTGGTTTCTTAGGGAGTGGCAAAACCACTTTACTCAATCAAATTTTACAAAATAAAGATGATTTGAAAATAGCAGTGTTAGTCAACGAGTTTGGCGACATTAATATTGATGAGAAACTTTTAATTTCAGTCGATTCAGATATGATAGAATTAGATAATGGTTGTATTTGTTGCACCATTAATGATGGTTTAATTAATGCTGTTTATCGAATTTTAGCAAGAGAAGAAAAAGTAGATTATTTAGTTGTTGAAACAACAGGATTAGCAGATCCCTTACGGATTATCTTGACTTTTTTAGGAACAGAATTAAAATTTTTAACTCGTCTTGATTCTATTATTACCGTTGTGGATGCAGAAGCTTTTGATGCTGAACATTTTGATAGCGATGCTGCTTTAAGCCAAATTAGATACGGTGACATGGTTATTTTAAATAAAATTGACTTAGCCCCTAAAGATAAAATTAGTGAATTAAAAGCATTTATTGAAGAGACTAAACCAGGCGTTAGAATTTTAGAGAGTGAATATGGACAAGTCCCTTTACCGTTAATTTTAGATATTGGTTTGACTCAATCAGATAATTATCAAACTGAAATTTCTGAATTTCGACGTAACAAATCTGCTTTTACCAATCATTTAGAAACCGATGGCTTTAATTTCTTTTCTTTTGACAGCGATCGCCCTTTTGAACTTGAAAAATTTGAACACTTTTTATCTGAACAAATGCCTAATAGTGTATTTCGTGCCAAGGGGATACTCTGGTTTCAAGAAAGTCCCTCTCGCCATATTTTTCAACTGAGTGGACCTCGCTACGATCTGCAAGCAGATGATTGGACGAGTCAACCAAAGAATGAACTAGTATTCATTGGGCGTAATTTGGATGAGTCTCTAATTAAACAACAGCTTAATGATTGTTTGGCTGGTTTGATTTTACCCAATAAATTTAGTCTGCTTAATTTACCCTGGTGA